The Parafrankia discariae genome includes a window with the following:
- a CDS encoding FtsK/SpoIIIE domain-containing protein → MSGTRRARLLVSGITESLEAALALADQLDEQASGLASGAVPVPSAAPLDPETLGAVPADLAGDLDQVALALSEAGALARRQAPAFAGAGWDAPEWRGTEWRGTPPAGGADPTPGPPVRPGLWRLGRILVPPLARGERTVEVPLAVPLLDAGNLQIETTRPRRGEAVGLVRGLLTRILASVPPGGVRITVYDPHELGAGLAAFAPLRVAGVVGPTLTSRARLELALAELSGEVGRITVERLAGRFDSLREREDAGLPRSEPWRLLVLLGWPSLPDEAARALDAVASQGPSCGVHVIAVVEPGGGGVDTGGGRAAGRLPNAETITAVELLALRGESDGGMPGGWRTTLSGLLGCVLDEPPPPAVVADVTARVAVGVERAAARAPDLGGLLPAGLWEYESSAGVSVPVAHGPDGEVTLAFDDDTVHGLVGGQAGAGKSTLLLDVVYGLAARYGPDQLRFHLLDFKEGLEFAQFAARPGDPFYLPHADTVGIESDREFGVAVLRAARDEMQRRSVTMRAVGARDLRGLRAADRSSPWPRTLIVIDEFQVMLTPLDAVAREAVALLEVIARQGRAYGIHLLLASQTLSGIDALDATAGKRGSIFGQFALRVALRTSISESRVLLSTANEAAGALSGVGEAIVNRRNGHPIGNEHVRVAYPDPKVIAGLRERIETLVARAVPPLRAPRVFVGHAPAVLADNPAFQALAGRPAPLPGEAAAGDPLAFVGVPLDLAPPAVGVRLARLPGRHLAILGPLRREAVGMVQAAAVSVGAQTPRGGLVVDVVAADPATVAAAEVTADILRRSGHPTHVTDVTGLRGVLGSAAAEIRAREEAALAGHGEATTGLRLIVVFAMDAGRAGLEGRDDASRRSGLDDLRTLTRRGPATGVHLLCWWRAPSRMVDDLGPGHRDDIAAWAATGLPGGDLFGLAGHRPVTAGTTPNRAVLFDRHAQAEPRTVVPFAPLGAGAAAESGAAL, encoded by the coding sequence GTGTCGGGCACGCGGCGAGCACGCCTGCTCGTCTCCGGCATCACCGAGAGCCTGGAGGCGGCACTCGCGCTCGCCGACCAGCTCGACGAGCAGGCGAGCGGGCTGGCCTCCGGTGCGGTGCCCGTCCCGTCGGCCGCCCCACTCGACCCGGAGACGCTCGGCGCGGTGCCGGCCGACCTCGCCGGTGATCTCGACCAGGTCGCGCTCGCGCTGAGCGAGGCCGGCGCGCTCGCCCGGCGGCAGGCGCCCGCGTTCGCCGGCGCCGGCTGGGACGCGCCGGAGTGGCGGGGAACGGAGTGGCGGGGAACACCGCCCGCGGGCGGTGCCGACCCCACGCCCGGGCCACCGGTTCGACCGGGGCTGTGGCGGCTGGGCCGGATCCTCGTGCCGCCGCTGGCCCGCGGGGAGCGCACCGTCGAGGTGCCGCTGGCGGTGCCGCTGCTCGACGCGGGCAACCTGCAGATCGAGACGACCCGCCCCCGCCGCGGCGAGGCGGTCGGCCTGGTTCGCGGCCTGCTCACCCGGATCCTGGCGAGCGTCCCCCCCGGCGGGGTGCGGATCACCGTCTACGACCCGCACGAGCTCGGGGCCGGGCTCGCCGCCTTCGCCCCGCTGCGGGTGGCCGGGGTCGTCGGCCCGACGCTGACCAGCCGCGCGCGCCTGGAGCTCGCCCTCGCCGAGCTCTCCGGCGAGGTCGGCCGGATCACCGTCGAACGCCTCGCCGGCCGGTTCGACTCGCTGCGGGAACGGGAGGACGCCGGCCTGCCCCGGTCGGAGCCGTGGCGGCTGCTGGTGCTGCTGGGCTGGCCGTCCCTGCCCGACGAGGCCGCCCGCGCGCTGGACGCGGTGGCCTCCCAGGGGCCGTCGTGCGGAGTGCACGTCATCGCGGTGGTGGAGCCCGGCGGCGGTGGGGTGGACACCGGTGGTGGCCGGGCCGCGGGGAGGCTGCCGAACGCCGAGACGATCACCGCGGTCGAGCTGCTGGCCCTGCGCGGCGAGAGCGACGGCGGGATGCCCGGCGGCTGGCGCACCACCCTGTCCGGCCTGCTCGGCTGTGTCCTGGACGAACCCCCGCCGCCGGCGGTCGTCGCGGACGTCACGGCCCGGGTCGCCGTCGGGGTGGAGCGGGCCGCCGCCCGCGCGCCGGACCTGGGCGGCCTGCTGCCCGCCGGGCTCTGGGAGTACGAGAGCTCGGCCGGGGTGTCCGTCCCGGTGGCGCACGGCCCGGACGGCGAGGTCACCCTCGCCTTCGACGACGACACCGTGCACGGCCTCGTGGGCGGCCAGGCCGGGGCGGGGAAGTCGACCCTGCTGCTCGACGTGGTCTACGGCCTGGCCGCCCGCTACGGCCCGGACCAGCTCCGCTTCCACCTGCTCGACTTCAAGGAGGGCCTGGAGTTCGCCCAGTTCGCGGCGCGCCCGGGTGACCCCTTCTACCTTCCGCACGCCGACACCGTCGGCATCGAGAGCGACCGGGAGTTCGGCGTCGCGGTGCTGCGCGCCGCCCGGGACGAGATGCAGCGGCGCTCGGTGACGATGCGGGCCGTCGGCGCGCGCGACCTGCGCGGGCTGCGCGCCGCGGACCGCAGCTCCCCCTGGCCGCGCACCCTGATCGTGATCGACGAGTTCCAGGTCATGCTCACCCCGCTCGACGCGGTCGCCCGGGAGGCGGTCGCGCTGCTGGAGGTGATCGCCCGGCAGGGCCGCGCCTACGGGATCCACCTGCTGCTGGCCAGCCAGACGCTGTCCGGCATCGACGCGCTGGACGCGACCGCGGGCAAGCGCGGATCGATCTTCGGCCAGTTCGCGCTGCGGGTCGCGCTGCGGACGTCGATCTCCGAGTCGCGGGTCCTGCTGTCGACCGCGAACGAGGCGGCGGGCGCGCTGTCCGGGGTCGGCGAGGCCATCGTGAACCGGCGCAACGGCCATCCGATCGGCAACGAGCACGTCCGGGTGGCCTATCCCGACCCGAAGGTGATCGCCGGGCTGCGGGAGCGGATCGAGACCCTCGTGGCCCGGGCCGTCCCGCCGCTGCGGGCGCCGCGGGTGTTCGTCGGCCACGCGCCGGCCGTCCTCGCCGACAACCCGGCCTTCCAGGCGCTGGCCGGGCGGCCGGCGCCGCTGCCCGGGGAGGCGGCGGCGGGGGATCCGCTGGCCTTCGTCGGCGTCCCGCTGGACCTGGCCCCGCCGGCGGTGGGGGTGCGCCTGGCCCGGCTGCCGGGCCGGCACCTGGCGATCCTCGGCCCGCTGCGCCGGGAGGCGGTCGGCATGGTCCAGGCGGCGGCGGTGTCCGTCGGCGCCCAGACGCCGCGCGGCGGGCTGGTCGTCGACGTGGTGGCCGCCGATCCGGCCACGGTGGCCGCGGCCGAGGTCACGGCGGACATCCTGCGGCGCTCCGGCCATCCCACCCATGTCACGGACGTCACCGGTCTGCGCGGGGTGCTGGGGTCGGCCGCGGCGGAGATCCGGGCCCGGGAGGAGGCCGCGCTCGCCGGGCACGGCGAGGCCACCACGGGCCTGCGGCTGATCGTCGTGTTCGCGATGGACGCCGGCCGGGCCGGACTGGAAGGCCGCGACGACGCGTCACGCCGGTCCGGCCTCGACGATCTGCGGACGCTGACCCGACGCGGCCCGGCCACCGGCGTGCACCTGCTCTGCTGGTGGCGGGCGCCGTCCCGGATGGTGGACGATCTCGGCCCGGGGCATCGGGACGACATCGCGGCCTGGGCGGCGACCGGGCTGCCCGGTGGCGACCTGTTCGGCCTCGCGGGGCACCGTCCGGTCACGGCCGGTACAACGCCGAACCGGGCGGTGCTGTTCGACCGGCACGCCCAGGCGGAGCCGCGCACCGTCGTCCCGTTCGCCCCGCTCGGCGCGGGAGCGGCGGCCGAGAGCGGAGCGGCGCTGTGA
- a CDS encoding phosphatase domain-containing protein → MTEVDGVAGGGALAGTGAPAGAGEAPADRPLAVIDVDGVVADVRHRLRFLRARPGDWDAFFAAADIDPPLVEGVELVRSLARDHEVLWLTGRPERSRPATERWLRDQGLPLNELRMRPDADRRPARIFKRSELRRLGVHRRVAVVVDDDPAVVELLRADGWPVLRADWVAYEPTLGNAQDTEGRT, encoded by the coding sequence GTGACTGAAGTCGACGGCGTGGCCGGCGGAGGCGCCCTGGCCGGTACGGGTGCCCCGGCCGGCGCGGGCGAGGCGCCGGCGGACCGGCCGCTGGCCGTCATCGACGTCGACGGGGTGGTCGCCGACGTGCGGCACCGCCTGCGTTTCCTGCGCGCACGCCCCGGCGACTGGGACGCCTTCTTCGCCGCCGCGGACATCGATCCGCCGCTGGTCGAGGGGGTGGAGCTGGTGCGCTCGCTCGCCCGCGACCACGAGGTGCTCTGGTTGACCGGGCGCCCGGAACGCTCCCGGCCCGCGACCGAGCGCTGGCTGCGGGACCAGGGGCTGCCCCTCAACGAGCTGCGGATGCGCCCGGACGCGGACCGCCGCCCGGCGCGGATCTTCAAGCGCTCCGAGCTGCGCCGGCTCGGCGTGCACCGCCGGGTCGCGGTCGTGGTCGACGACGACCCGGCGGTCGTGGAACTGCTGCGCGCCGACGGCTGGCCGGTGCTGCGCGCCGACTGGGTCGCCTACGAGCCCACCCTGGGCAACGCCCAGGACACCGAGGGCCGCACCTGA
- a CDS encoding ABC transporter permease, whose translation MTTLDLTPVARSGRLSWELLDAWVMCRRNLLKTWRVPELLVFSMIQPVLFVLLFSYVFGGAIDVGPDLDYVDYLMPGVFVQTVIFGAMMTGIGLANDKEEGLIDRFRSLPMSRSALLTGRTLADLVRNALIILIMLLVGLAVGFRFGDTTVPAVLAGFGVMLIFSYAFSWVSAVIGMSVRSVEAAQSGGMIWVFPLVFASSAFARVDTMPGWLQAFADHQPVTVTVDAVRALFLGGPVAEDLLVSLAWCGGILLVFGPLAVRAYRRDATR comes from the coding sequence ATGACCACCCTCGACCTGACACCCGTCGCGCGGAGCGGCCGGCTGTCCTGGGAGCTCCTCGACGCCTGGGTCATGTGCCGGCGCAACCTGCTGAAGACCTGGCGGGTGCCCGAACTGCTGGTCTTCTCCATGATCCAGCCCGTGCTGTTCGTGCTGCTGTTCAGCTACGTGTTCGGGGGCGCGATCGACGTCGGCCCGGATCTCGACTACGTCGACTACCTGATGCCCGGCGTCTTCGTGCAGACGGTGATCTTCGGCGCGATGATGACCGGGATCGGCCTGGCCAACGACAAGGAGGAGGGGCTGATCGACCGCTTCCGGTCGCTGCCGATGAGCCGCTCGGCCCTGCTGACCGGGCGGACGCTCGCCGATCTGGTCCGCAACGCCCTGATCATCCTGATCATGCTGCTGGTCGGCCTGGCGGTCGGCTTCCGCTTCGGTGACACCACCGTCCCGGCCGTCCTGGCGGGGTTCGGCGTCATGCTGATCTTCTCCTACGCCTTCTCCTGGGTGTCGGCGGTGATCGGCATGTCGGTGCGCAGCGTGGAGGCGGCCCAGTCCGGCGGGATGATCTGGGTCTTCCCGCTCGTCTTCGCCAGCTCCGCCTTCGCCCGGGTCGACACGATGCCCGGCTGGTTGCAGGCCTTCGCCGACCACCAGCCGGTCACCGTCACCGTGGACGCCGTGCGCGCCCTGTTCCTGGGTGGCCCGGTGGCCGAGGATCTGCTGGTCTCACTCGCCTGGTGCGGCGGGATCCTGCTGGTGTTCGGGCCGCTGGCCGTCCGGGCGTACCGCCGGGACGCCACCCGCTGA
- a CDS encoding daunorubicin resistance protein DrrA family ABC transporter ATP-binding protein, translating to MTDHPAVLVEGLRKNYGRHTALAGLDLLVAEGTVHGVLGPNGAGKTTAVRILATLLAADGGRAEVLGVDVLRQPQLVRPRIGLTGQYAAVDERLTGLENLEMFGRLYRLPGRTARARAVELLERFDLAEAAGRQAKTYSGGMRRRLDLAASLIMAPAVLFLDEPTTGLDPRSRQAMWRVIADLVRDGTTVLLTTQYLEEADQLADRVSVVDSGRVIAQGTTDDLKRQIGGDRLDITVAEGGDLGGAAAVLARSGTGAATVHADERRVSVPVSGAGVLAEVVRGLDEIGVTIVDVALHRPSLDDVFMTLTGHGAGGPAGASAAGGPGGDGGPPGPRTGDERDLVKA from the coding sequence GTGACGGATCATCCCGCGGTCCTCGTCGAGGGCCTCCGCAAGAACTACGGCCGGCACACAGCCCTTGCCGGGCTTGACCTCCTCGTCGCGGAGGGCACGGTCCACGGCGTTCTCGGCCCCAACGGGGCCGGCAAGACCACCGCCGTCCGCATCCTGGCCACCCTGCTCGCCGCCGACGGCGGGCGGGCCGAGGTCCTCGGGGTCGACGTGCTGCGCCAACCGCAGCTGGTCCGTCCCCGGATCGGTCTGACCGGCCAGTACGCGGCCGTCGACGAGCGGCTGACCGGCCTGGAGAACCTGGAGATGTTCGGCCGGCTGTACCGGCTGCCCGGCCGTACCGCGCGGGCGCGGGCGGTCGAGCTGCTCGAGCGCTTCGACCTCGCCGAGGCCGCCGGGCGGCAGGCGAAGACGTACTCGGGCGGCATGCGCCGGCGCCTCGACCTCGCGGCGAGCCTCATCATGGCGCCCGCCGTGCTGTTCCTGGACGAACCCACGACGGGGTTGGATCCACGCAGCCGCCAGGCCATGTGGCGGGTGATCGCCGACCTCGTGCGCGACGGCACCACCGTGCTGCTGACCACGCAGTACCTGGAGGAGGCCGACCAGCTCGCCGACCGGGTCTCCGTCGTCGACAGCGGGCGGGTGATCGCGCAGGGCACCACCGACGACCTCAAACGCCAGATCGGTGGCGACCGGCTCGACATCACCGTGGCCGAGGGCGGCGACCTCGGGGGCGCCGCCGCGGTGCTGGCCCGGTCCGGCACCGGCGCGGCCACCGTGCACGCCGACGAGCGCCGGGTGAGCGTCCCGGTCTCGGGCGCGGGTGTCCTCGCCGAGGTCGTGCGCGGTCTCGACGAGATCGGGGTCACGATCGTCGACGTCGCGCTGCACCGCCCGTCCCTCGACGACGTCTTCATGACCCTGACCGGTCACGGCGCGGGCGGCCCGGCGGGCGCGTCGGCTGCCGGCGGGCCGGGCGGTGACGGCGGGCCCCCCGGCCCGCGTACCGGCGACGAGCGGGATCTGGTGAAGGCATGA
- a CDS encoding MerR family transcriptional regulator: MNGGISMGAAARVAPDEADPPWADAEPATMIEQGQLFGDEIPQPPGDDVGYRGPTACSAAGITYRQLDYWARTGLVVPSVRGASGSGSQRLYSFRDVLVLRVVRKLLEAGVSLQNIRAAVDHLRTRGVADLAHLTLISDGSTVYECTSDDEVIDLVRGGQGVFAIAVGRALEDMRGQLAELPCERPGTPAATHPGDELANRRRRRSSA, from the coding sequence GTGAATGGTGGCATCTCGATGGGAGCGGCCGCGCGAGTGGCGCCGGACGAGGCTGATCCCCCCTGGGCGGACGCCGAGCCGGCGACCATGATCGAGCAGGGTCAGCTCTTCGGCGACGAGATCCCGCAGCCGCCCGGTGACGACGTCGGCTACCGCGGCCCGACGGCCTGCTCGGCGGCCGGCATCACCTACCGCCAGCTCGACTACTGGGCGCGCACCGGCCTGGTCGTGCCCAGCGTGCGCGGGGCCAGCGGTTCCGGCAGCCAGCGCCTCTACTCGTTCCGTGACGTGCTGGTCCTGCGGGTCGTCCGCAAACTGCTCGAGGCCGGGGTGTCGCTGCAGAACATCCGGGCCGCCGTCGACCACCTGCGGACCAGGGGAGTGGCGGACCTCGCCCACCTGACCCTGATCAGCGATGGTTCGACCGTCTACGAGTGCACCTCGGACGACGAGGTGATCGATCTGGTCCGGGGCGGTCAAGGCGTCTTCGCGATCGCGGTGGGGCGGGCGCTGGAGGACATGCGCGGCCAGCTCGCGGAGCTGCCCTGCGAGCGCCCGGGCACCCCGGCGGCGACCCACCCCGGCGACGAACTGGCCAACCGCCGGCGGCGGCGCAGCTCGGCCTGA
- a CDS encoding bifunctional nuclease family protein — MHRLDIVGVRVELPSKQPIVLLKEVGGERYLPIWIGAVEATAIAFAQEGITTARPMTHDLMRDVLRALQTELTQVTITDLQDGVFFATLVFGNGVEVSARPSDAIALAMRMGVPVYGVEAVLAEAGITVPEEQEQEQESELEKFREFLDTISPEDFNTPGS, encoded by the coding sequence GTGCATCGGCTGGACATCGTCGGCGTGCGTGTCGAGCTTCCGTCGAAGCAGCCGATCGTTCTGCTCAAGGAGGTGGGCGGGGAGCGATATTTGCCGATCTGGATCGGCGCGGTCGAGGCGACGGCGATCGCCTTCGCCCAGGAGGGCATCACCACGGCCCGGCCCATGACCCACGACCTGATGCGGGACGTGCTGCGGGCGCTTCAGACGGAACTGACCCAGGTCACCATCACCGACCTGCAGGACGGCGTCTTCTTCGCCACGCTGGTCTTCGGTAACGGCGTGGAGGTCTCCGCCCGCCCCTCGGACGCGATCGCCCTGGCCATGCGGATGGGCGTGCCCGTGTACGGGGTCGAGGCGGTGCTGGCCGAGGCCGGGATCACCGTCCCCGAGGAACAGGAACAGGAGCAGGAGAGCGAGCTGGAGAAGTTCCGGGAGTTCCTGGACACCATCTCGCCGGAGGACTTCAACACGCCGGGCTCCTGA
- the ftsR gene encoding transcriptional regulator FtsR translates to MSGGSSAAAEPMRSSGRADESRLGSSRRGGPGQRPEDVAKTLNIGEVLDRLRTEYPDITLSKIRYLESEGLVEPARTSANYRKYSLDDVMRLRHVLHAQRERYLPLRVIKEELAALDRGDTPLPRTGPRAVPDRPTARGLDGLLGAERVRLSRRELLAASGLDDDSLAELEGNGLVGPIAGGGYYDSDALLVARTVALLAAHGVQARHLRAARAAADREAGLIEAAVAPLRSGRLAESDGRAVETADELATLLVRMHAALLRTRLAGSRPG, encoded by the coding sequence GTGAGCGGCGGCAGCAGCGCCGCGGCGGAACCCATGCGTTCGTCCGGCCGCGCCGACGAGTCCCGGCTGGGCTCGTCGCGGCGGGGCGGCCCGGGGCAGCGGCCCGAGGATGTCGCGAAGACCCTGAACATCGGCGAGGTGCTGGACAGGCTGCGCACCGAATATCCGGACATCACCCTCTCGAAGATCCGTTACCTGGAGTCCGAGGGGCTGGTCGAGCCGGCGCGCACCAGCGCGAACTACCGGAAGTACTCGCTTGACGACGTCATGCGGCTACGGCACGTGCTGCACGCGCAACGTGAGCGCTATCTCCCGCTGCGCGTGATCAAGGAGGAGCTCGCGGCGCTCGACCGGGGTGACACCCCGCTGCCCCGGACCGGCCCGCGTGCCGTGCCCGACCGGCCCACCGCCCGGGGGCTGGACGGCCTGCTGGGCGCGGAGCGGGTCCGTCTGTCCCGCCGCGAGCTGCTCGCCGCCAGCGGCCTCGACGACGACTCACTGGCCGAGCTGGAGGGCAACGGGCTCGTCGGCCCGATCGCGGGCGGCGGCTACTACGACTCCGACGCCCTGCTGGTGGCCCGTACCGTGGCCCTGCTCGCGGCGCACGGCGTCCAGGCGCGGCACCTGCGTGCCGCCCGGGCCGCGGCGGATCGTGAGGCAGGTCTCATCGAGGCGGCGGTCGCGCCGCTGCGGTCCGGTCGCCTGGCGGAGTCGGACGGCCGCGCCGTGGAGACCGCCGACGAGCTCGCCACCCTGCTGGTGCGCATGCATGCCGCGCTGTTGCGGACCCGATTGGCCGGCAGCCGGCCAGGTTAG
- a CDS encoding FHA domain-containing protein has translation MFCTRCGQQNPSDALYCARCGSPLVRPGEPVAPERPAEQTSTLNLAAALSGIEGDHVDESTERDAVAAVDALPPGSALLVVKRGPNAGSRFLLDADLTTVGRHPESDIFLDDVTVSRRHAEFHRSPYTKGFSVRDVGSLNGTYLNRERIDSAELTGGDEVQIGKFRLVFLTGATYGGVGVR, from the coding sequence GTGTTCTGCACGAGGTGCGGCCAGCAGAACCCGTCCGACGCGCTGTACTGCGCGCGGTGCGGGTCGCCTCTGGTGCGTCCGGGCGAGCCCGTGGCGCCGGAGCGGCCCGCGGAGCAGACGTCGACGCTCAACCTGGCCGCCGCGCTCTCCGGCATCGAGGGCGACCACGTCGACGAGTCGACCGAGCGCGACGCCGTCGCCGCCGTCGACGCGCTTCCGCCCGGCTCGGCCCTGCTGGTCGTCAAGCGCGGCCCCAACGCGGGCAGCCGGTTCCTGCTCGACGCCGATCTCACGACCGTCGGGCGCCATCCGGAGAGCGACATCTTCCTAGACGATGTCACCGTCTCCCGGCGGCACGCCGAGTTCCACCGCTCGCCCTACACCAAGGGATTCTCCGTGCGTGACGTCGGCAGCCTGAACGGCACCTACCTGAACCGGGAGCGGATCGACTCCGCGGAGCTCACCGGCGGCGACGAGGTCCAGATCGGCAAGTTCCGCCTGGTCTTCCTGACGGGCGCGACCTACGGGGGGGTCGGGGTTCGGTGA
- the gcvH gene encoding glycine cleavage system protein GcvH — protein sequence MYPDDLKYTREHEWARADGNTVRVGITAYAQEALGDIVFVSLPEVGQAVSAGEPCGEVESTKSVSDIYAPVSGEIAARNEALVAAPELVNSDPYGEGWLVEVTVVDPAVLDDLLDATAYREHVKEQ from the coding sequence GTGTACCCGGACGACCTGAAGTACACCCGTGAGCACGAGTGGGCCCGGGCCGACGGGAACACGGTGCGGGTCGGTATCACCGCGTACGCGCAGGAGGCGCTGGGCGACATCGTCTTCGTGTCGCTGCCCGAGGTCGGGCAGGCCGTCTCCGCCGGCGAGCCGTGCGGCGAGGTCGAGTCGACCAAGAGCGTCTCCGACATCTACGCGCCCGTCTCCGGCGAGATCGCGGCCCGTAACGAGGCGCTCGTCGCCGCTCCGGAGCTGGTGAACTCCGACCCCTATGGGGAGGGCTGGCTGGTCGAGGTCACGGTGGTGGACCCGGCCGTCCTCGACGACCTGCTCGACGCCACCGCCTACCGCGAGCACGTCAAGGAGCAGTAG
- a CDS encoding DUF881 domain-containing protein produces the protein MLGFGAAVMIRIADSSERLAAARPDELATELENIAVAGRRLEVEATGLERTRAAVADGARGDADLDRARHEAEALAVLAGTGPAIGPGVTLRIDDPRGTVEAWILVDALQELRDAGAEAIELSGVRVVASTYIVDAPGGGMTVDGGSVAPPYELRVVGDAHTLAQAMRIPGGVLDTVATRDGTHAEVTNSDRIEIRALRAAPTPRFARPAG, from the coding sequence GTGCTGGGGTTCGGTGCCGCCGTGATGATCCGGATCGCAGACTCGTCCGAGCGCCTGGCTGCGGCCCGGCCCGACGAGCTCGCCACCGAGCTGGAGAACATCGCCGTCGCCGGGCGGCGGCTGGAGGTGGAGGCCACCGGCCTCGAACGGACCCGCGCCGCGGTCGCCGACGGCGCGCGCGGCGACGCCGACCTCGACCGGGCCCGCCACGAGGCGGAGGCCCTGGCGGTGCTCGCCGGCACCGGCCCGGCGATCGGGCCCGGGGTGACCCTCAGGATCGACGACCCGCGGGGGACCGTCGAGGCGTGGATCCTGGTCGACGCGCTGCAGGAGCTGCGGGACGCCGGTGCCGAGGCGATCGAGCTCTCCGGTGTCCGTGTTGTGGCCTCCACCTACATCGTCGACGCTCCCGGTGGCGGGATGACCGTGGACGGTGGCAGTGTCGCGCCGCCCTACGAGCTGCGCGTGGTGGGGGACGCGCACACACTTGCCCAGGCAATGAGGATTCCTGGCGGGGTGCTCGATACGGTAGCTACCCGGGATGGCACGCATGCTGAGGTCACGAATTCGGATCGGATCGAGATCAGGGCGCTGCGGGCCGCCCCGACCCCCCGTTTTGCCCGTCCAGCCGGTTGA
- a CDS encoding small basic family protein, which translates to MTREGAITGLFALVVGVVVGLLLAPKPPTWLDPYLPVAVVAAVDAAVGGLRAALERVFSDRVFVVSFLSNVLLAVALVALGDALGVGGAMSTAVVVVLGIRIFTNASAVRRSLLKL; encoded by the coding sequence TTGACCCGTGAAGGTGCGATCACCGGCCTGTTCGCGCTCGTTGTCGGCGTCGTCGTCGGGCTCCTCCTCGCGCCGAAACCCCCGACCTGGCTGGACCCGTACCTGCCGGTGGCGGTGGTCGCCGCGGTGGACGCGGCGGTCGGGGGCCTGCGCGCGGCGCTGGAGCGGGTCTTCTCCGACCGTGTCTTCGTCGTGTCCTTCCTGTCGAACGTGCTGCTGGCGGTGGCCCTGGTCGCGCTGGGCGACGCGCTCGGCGTCGGCGGCGCGATGTCGACCGCGGTGGTCGTCGTCCTGGGCATCAGGATCTTCACCAATGCGAGCGCGGTCCGGCGATCGCTGTTGAAGCTTTGA
- a CDS encoding DUF881 domain-containing protein: protein MPDVHGRTRLTTRPGGGGPPAGGPPAGGTATGGTATTVFERIAAEALEPGYARAAGARGGGWAGRLLLPLTLLLAGLLIALSVRQAVDAGPSRERLRARLSAEYETRSTHRDDLAASVAVLRSATEDLVNRRRTADGLWAAAKAEIDALAAPAGLAPARGPGARVTLADPSAGPPADAGNPRPAAQGPDGRLADHDLADMVNALWATGAEAVAVNGIRLTALSAVRAAGDTILVGLSPVEAPYVVDVVGDPDTIVPGVGAAAVTVRLRTRMGAPPNAVTVARLDDVTVPAAPSPSLRYARGSGS, encoded by the coding sequence ATGCCGGATGTGCACGGACGGACACGGCTGACCACGCGCCCGGGCGGGGGCGGCCCTCCGGCGGGCGGCCCTCCGGCGGGCGGCACCGCGACGGGCGGCACCGCGACGACGGTGTTCGAGCGGATCGCGGCCGAGGCGCTGGAGCCCGGCTACGCGCGCGCGGCCGGCGCCCGCGGCGGCGGGTGGGCCGGGCGGTTGCTGCTGCCCCTGACCCTGCTGCTCGCGGGCCTGCTCATCGCCCTGAGCGTGCGCCAGGCGGTCGACGCCGGGCCGTCCCGGGAGCGGTTGCGGGCGCGGCTGAGCGCCGAGTACGAGACCCGCTCCACCCACCGGGACGACCTCGCCGCCTCGGTGGCCGTGCTCCGCTCCGCCACCGAGGACCTGGTGAACCGGCGTCGGACGGCCGACGGGCTCTGGGCGGCCGCGAAAGCCGAGATCGACGCGCTCGCGGCGCCGGCCGGTCTGGCCCCGGCGCGCGGTCCCGGCGCGCGGGTGACCCTCGCCGACCCGTCGGCCGGGCCGCCCGCCGACGCGGGCAATCCGCGCCCGGCGGCGCAGGGCCCCGACGGCCGGCTCGCCGACCACGACCTGGCCGACATGGTGAACGCGCTGTGGGCCACCGGCGCCGAGGCCGTCGCCGTGAACGGGATCCGGCTCACCGCGCTGAGCGCGGTGCGCGCCGCGGGCGACACGATCCTGGTCGGTCTGAGTCCGGTCGAGGCACCCTACGTGGTCGACGTGGTCGGGGACCCTGACACGATCGTTCCCGGGGTGGGCGCCGCGGCGGTCACCGTGCGGCTGCGCACCCGGATGGGCGCGCCACCGAACGCCGTGACCGTCGCCCGCCTGGACGACGTCACCGTGCCGGCGGCACCCAGCCCGAGCCTCCGATACGCCCGAGGGAGCGGATCTTGA